The genomic DNA GGCATTCCTCCAGCAGGCTGACGAAAAACTCCGGCCGTAGCGGCGAGTTCATCTCGCCATATAGCACACCCGTAGCAGCGAACCCGCCGGGGCGGGGCCGCCAAGTGGCGGCGTAAAGCCGCCGCTACATTGTTTCAGCGCCTCTCAAAAATGGTACAGCAGAACCAGGTTCAAACTCCGGTCAAGAGTTGTTGGCTTCATTACTGAGAGCTCCCGCCAGAAGTCAAATTCATAAATGAAGGTCAGATTGTCGGCGAGCCGGATATTGATGCCCGGCTGCAGGATGTATTCCCGCCGCCCGCTGAGGCCATGGTAATTCGCCTGGCTGTAATTCAGCCGTGGCTGATAGCGCCCGCGCGCCCAGCGGATGCCCTCAAGAGTATAGGTGGCATCCTGCGGCGGCTGAACGGCCTGGCCGCTGACCGTCTGGCGCAGCACTTCGCCATAGGCCAGCACCGGGCCGAGCTGCAACGTTGCGTCGGCTGCAACCTGGCGCCGCCGATTGTGTGGCGCCGTGTCGCGCTCGATGGTGCCCTGGGCAAACGATCCTCCCACGTTGAGCGATGCCCAATTGTTGAAATGCCACACCGGCGCAAAACGTGCCGTCACGTCGTTTTTGGCGCGAGCGCCGGGTTCAGACACAAAGTCGCGGCCCGGCAGCGAACCGTTGACAGGCGCGTTGGTGGAGAAGTATTGCAAGGAATATTCCGCGCCCAGGCGGCCCGAAAGCTCGTGCGAGCCCTCGAACCCGACGCCAAATTCCGGATCGAGCATGAATCCGTCAAAATATTCGATGTTGCCAAAGAAGGAATCGTCCCATTCGAGGCCCACGCGCCGGTAGAAGCTGCCTGCCTTGAACTCTCCGTAAGCCGTCCGATAGCGGACGTAGCCCTGCTGCAGCCAGGTATTGCCGGGATAAAAGCTGCGAAGCTTCGTGGTGCGAAGACGGTAATCGGCGTGGAAGCCCCATGGCCCTTTCTGCCCATCAACAAGCGCCGAAAAAGCGTAGAGCTCAAATTTGGGCCGCGCGCCGGAAATGCCGAGCGGCACGTACTGGTAGAGATAAACATCACCTCCAAAATGGACAGGAGCAAGCGCGGCGCGGATGGTTTTCTCAGGCTGTGGGCGCGTTTCCTGTTTAACTGGCGCTGCAGCGCTGGTTGCCGCTTGTGTTGAAGGAACCTGGGCATCACCCGTGGTTGCCATTGCCGTTGATTCGGTTTTGGCAGCGCTCTGGGCCGGCTTTGAGTTTCCGTTGTTTGCCGGAATGGCAGCCGTTTTCTGCTGGCCCAGCAGTGCCCGGACCTGCTGCTCCAATTGCTCGATGCGCTGGTTTTGTTCGGCCACTTGCTTTTCGAGCGCCAGGATCCGGCCATCTTCCGAGAGCGGTTCGGTGTCCGATGCAGGCGTCTCGCCATGGGCCGCGAGCGCGAAGCCCAGCGCCATCACCACCGCCAACCATCCACGAACGAATGAACGTCGCATGTGTATACTCCACTCTTGTTGTCCCGCCCAATCAGAGGGAACTCACCAGCATCCAGAAGCTGTAATAGAGTTCATAGAATACCGCAGCCGCTTACGAAGTCGTGCAGCAGATTATTGGAAAATGCAGCAATCCGTTGAACTGTTGCGGAAGTATTAGCGCACTTCTTGGGGGCCCGCCACAGCGGACGAGGCAGAGAATTCTTGCCTGGCACGGGACTGTCGGAAAGAGAAAAGAAGCGGAAAAGCTTGTCAGAACAGGCGGAAGCTGACTTCCACCATCACCTTGACGGGCACAGCGCCGCCGTTGCGCATGGCGGGTTTGAACTTCCAGGTCTTGACGGTGGTCTCAGCGTTCTCGTCGAGCCCCATGCCGAGCGGCTTCACCACCTGCGCATCGGTCACATTGCCCTGCGCATCCACCACAATCCAGAGAACCACCGTGCCCTGGTATTTGGCTTTGCGGGCCTGCTCGGAATAGGGAGGCTCAGGTTTGTAGATCGGGATCGGGGCGCTGACGTTGCCGCCCACGCTGTAGACGCCGCCACCTGTATTTCCGCCCTCGCCAGGACCAAAGCCGCCGCCTTTGCCGGGCCCAACTCCAGTCCCCTGGCCGGTGCCAATTCCTCCCCCAAAACCCGAACCGGCGGAAGGCGGCGCCGCAACGCCTTGGAGCGGATCACCAAACTGAACGTTCTTCGCCATATCGGGGAGCTTCATTTCCGGCGGCCCAAGGATTGTGGGCTTCACGGGCAGGATAGGCTGGACCTTGGGAATGGTGACCTCAGGCGGCGCCATCTGGATCTTCGCCATTTCCGGTATCTTGCCTTTTGACGGCGGGGTTGGAGTACGAGCGCCGCCACCGCCACCGCCGCCTGCCTTGTTGGCGGATGGCGGCAGTTGGAACAGGATAGGGGAAATATCCGTCACCACAGCGCTTTTCTTCGGGGGATTCAGCATCTGCGAGATGTAATAAGGCAGAATCAGGGCCAGGATTACGACGGTATGGACCAGGACGGAGTTCACCCATGAGGTCCGCTGGAGCTGGTAATCCTGCCAGATGTCGGGCGGATATTCACGCTTTTTGAAGGCGAAGATTCCGGCGGTTTCTCCCACAAGGTAACCGCCGATGACGCCCAGCACGATCATTTTCGGCCCGGCGAGCCAGAACGCGACGCTTCCGCCGGCGATGGCAGCCACGGCCCCGCAAAGCGCGCGCTTTTTTTCCTGCGCACGATTAAAAATTCCGATCGGCTCGGTCGGCTTCTCAAACAACGACTTGATCTGCTGGCCGAAGTCGCGATACCACGGACGCATTTCCGTGACGGGAAGCACGGCCCCGGCGCGAGCATACTCGGCGGGAATTTTCATCCTGGAGGCACGGCGCCACTCGCGGAAATTTTCACGCAGCGAGGAAAAGAACCCCGGGGCTTCCGGGATGGTGAAAGTAAAGCCTTCGCGCGAGGATTTCGAGGACCCGTTATTGGCCTGGCTCCTGGCAGGACCTGCTTGGGTGTCAATAGTCGGCATCAATTACCTTTACCCGGGCCCCACTCCTGGCCGGTGGTGAATCTCGTAGGATATGATGTGACTGCCAAGCCCGGAGTTGTACCCCAGATTTGAATCTACCCGACGCATAACAGCAATAGCAACAGCTACATTGTATCATGGCGAAGCTTTTACAACCTGGTGACAAATTCCAGTCATTTGGGCCTCACCCACATCCAATTTATACCACGATCTAAGGATGCTTGATCCAGAAGTTAGGTTTCATGTTAATTGCTGGCCGGCTTTGCCACCTCCGGAATGCGCCGGAACGTCTGTGCTAACATGGTGACTTCCGGTCGAAGACGCCGAGGGGCGCGGCAAAAATGGCCAGCAAGATGGACGAAGCTCGAATGAAGAATTTCGCCGTCAACCGGCAGGCCGGCCATTATTACAATTTCCTTGAAAAATTTGAAGCTGGAATGGAGTTGCGCGGGACCGAGGTGAAGTCAATCCGCGAAGGGAAGGTGAACCTGAAGGACAGCTACGCCGCAGTGAAGGGCGGGCAGGTCTGGCTGATGAATTGCCACATCAGCACGTACAGCTCCGGCAGTTATCTCAATCACGATCCGGTGCGCGAGCGGCGCCTGCTGCTGCACCAGCAGGAGATCAATAAGCTCGCTTCCCGCACGCAGGAGAAGGGCCTGACGCTGGTCCCCACGCGGCTCTACCTGAAAGGGAACAAGATCAAGTGCGAGCTCGCTCTGGCCAAAGGGAAAAAGGTTTACGACCGCCGCGAGACCGAACGCCGCCGCACCATCAAGCGCGAAACTGAAAAGGCCATCCAGGACTACCGCCGTCGCGCCGGCTGATTGTTTTCGCCGTGCCCCACGGGCTGGTTGCTGAAAAACCGAGGTGTCATGCTGAGCGAAGCGAAGCATCCCCGTAGTTGCCTGAAAAAGTAATGCCGAGCTTCTTCGCTCCGCTCAGAATGACAGACGTAAGAACCTTTTTTCAGCAACGGGCCAGGGATTGGCCCCAGAGCAGCACGTGGCAGCAATTCCGGTGGAAGGAGCAGAACGCCATTGAAGATTGATCTGCAGCAAGAGTCTCCGGCGGAGCTGGCCCTGCCGGCCGTCACGGCCTGGTGTTTTGAAGACAATCCGATCGCCAGCGGCACCGTAACTCTGCTTCCGGAGGAGACCCGCCGGCTGCTGGCTGAGTTGAAGGAAAGCGGGGAATTGAAGGGCAATGCCCACGAGCGGACGCTGGTCCACCGCCCCGCGGGGCTGGCCGCCAGCAAGCTGCTGGTGATGGGTGCGGGAAAAGAAGAGAAGTTCAGGCCAATGCATCTGGGGCGCCTGGCGGGCGCCGCGGTGCGCTACCTGCGCGCGCGAGGAGTCCGCGAGATGGCCTGGCTTGCCGGGAGTGAAACGGGGGCGGAGCAGGTGCAATGCCTTGCCGAAAGCGCCGTCATGGCAGATTACGATTCCGACGTTTACCGCACGGAGCGCAATGGCGATTTCCGCATCGATAGCTTCATTCTTGCGGGTGAAGGTCTGGCGGTTTCGGACGAGCTGAATGCAGCGATCGAGCGCGGGCAGGCAATCGCGGAAGCGGCAAACTTTGCACGCTCGCTGGTGAACGAACCCGGCAACCGCATGACGCCAACCATCCTGGCGCGAAAGGCGCGCGAATTGGCGTCGCTCGCGGGCCTTGAATACCAGGAACTGGGCGAGAATGAAATTCGCAGCCTGAAGATGGAGGCGTTCCTGGCGGTGGCCCAGGGCAGCGAGGAGCCGCCGCGGCTGCTGGTGCTCCGCTACTTGCCTGCCGGCGCGCCGGAGTCGCCGCTGATTGGCCTGGTGGGCAAAGGAATCACTTTCGATTCAGGCGGCATATCCCTCAAGCCCAGCACGGACATGCACGAGATGAAGACCGACATGGCCGGCGGCGCCACCATGCTGGGAGTGATGCAGGCGATTGCACGCATCAAGCCCAATGTGCGCGTCATCGCCGTCATTCCGGCAGCGGAGAACATGCCCAGCGGCAAAGCCTATCGGCCGGGCGACGTGATCACGTCAATGTCGGG from Terriglobia bacterium includes the following:
- a CDS encoding TonB family protein; this encodes MPTIDTQAGPARSQANNGSSKSSREGFTFTIPEAPGFFSSLRENFREWRRASRMKIPAEYARAGAVLPVTEMRPWYRDFGQQIKSLFEKPTEPIGIFNRAQEKKRALCGAVAAIAGGSVAFWLAGPKMIVLGVIGGYLVGETAGIFAFKKREYPPDIWQDYQLQRTSWVNSVLVHTVVILALILPYYISQMLNPPKKSAVVTDISPILFQLPPSANKAGGGGGGGARTPTPPSKGKIPEMAKIQMAPPEVTIPKVQPILPVKPTILGPPEMKLPDMAKNVQFGDPLQGVAAPPSAGSGFGGGIGTGQGTGVGPGKGGGFGPGEGGNTGGGVYSVGGNVSAPIPIYKPEPPYSEQARKAKYQGTVVLWIVVDAQGNVTDAQVVKPLGMGLDENAETTVKTWKFKPAMRNGGAVPVKVMVEVSFRLF
- the smpB gene encoding SsrA-binding protein SmpB, with protein sequence MASKMDEARMKNFAVNRQAGHYYNFLEKFEAGMELRGTEVKSIREGKVNLKDSYAAVKGGQVWLMNCHISTYSSGSYLNHDPVRERRLLLHQQEINKLASRTQEKGLTLVPTRLYLKGNKIKCELALAKGKKVYDRRETERRRTIKRETEKAIQDYRRRAG
- a CDS encoding leucyl aminopeptidase, with the translated sequence MKIDLQQESPAELALPAVTAWCFEDNPIASGTVTLLPEETRRLLAELKESGELKGNAHERTLVHRPAGLAASKLLVMGAGKEEKFRPMHLGRLAGAAVRYLRARGVREMAWLAGSETGAEQVQCLAESAVMADYDSDVYRTERNGDFRIDSFILAGEGLAVSDELNAAIERGQAIAEAANFARSLVNEPGNRMTPTILARKARELASLAGLEYQELGENEIRSLKMEAFLAVAQGSEEPPRLLVLRYLPAGAPESPLIGLVGKGITFDSGGISLKPSTDMHEMKTDMAGGATMLGVMQAIARIKPNVRVIAVIPAAENMPSGKAYRPGDVITSMSGKTIEVLNTDAEGRLALADSITYARQLGCNVLIDAATLTGAVSVALGKIMTGVFGRDQQWVERVISSGTQTGEKMWQLPVDDDYRDLYKSSIGDIANTGGRHGGAITAAMFVGEFVGETPWVHLDIAGTAWSNDEKPWLAKGPTGVPVRTLVHLLTHLAE